A genomic stretch from Caloenas nicobarica isolate bCalNic1 chromosome 3, bCalNic1.hap1, whole genome shotgun sequence includes:
- the GPRC6A gene encoding G-protein coupled receptor family C group 6 member A: MAFMSFLVSCFVISTDVAFSCQNTDDFVGASSPGDIVIGGLFAVHSEMLHPEESPIKPVVQNCSGFEIQIFLQTLAMIHAIETINNSTLLSGVTLGYEIYDTCAEVTKAMASSLRFLSKFNSSEDVVEFKCNYSDYVPRIKAVIGASYSEVSMAVSRLLALQLIPQVSPASSAEILSDKIRFPSFFRTIPSDFHQTRAMAHLICEAGWNWIGVIATDDDNGRFALESFGVQAMANNVCIAFKEMLPAYLSDSTFHTKVDHAVEKIVKETRVNVIVVFMRQFHVLKLFKKAIERNVNKIWIASDNWSTAVKISTFSNIRQLGTIVGFGFKSGDISTFQDFLRNLHEKPTDNNKFLHEYIMLLSACAHLEYHDFQTCIANQSQDDLLQNVENKQQIWRDDFLNANIEPGFIHSTILAVYAIAHAIKGQCKHRNCKDPSAFAPWELLEELEKVTFIDDDKEIKFDSNGDMSTNYDVLLWKEINGHMEITTMAEYDPEKGDFIFEDEEKKKEFLDLRKVQSTCSQHCRPGQMKKITESPHTCCYECVYCPENHYSNQTDIDYCYQCHNKTYWAPVNSTTCYRKSIHFLAWTDWFAIFLLLLSAFGVVLVLSISVIFAKNVSTPVVKASGGLTVCYIILFSHFLIFLSTVFFIDEPTEFKCKTRQALFGISFTLCISCILIKSLKILLAFSFDPKLQNFLKCVYKPVPTVVTCTGIQVIICTFWLIFRTPFVKQNFSIPRTIILECDEGSIVAFGIMLGYIAALAFICFIFAFKGRKLPENYNEAKFITFGMLIYFIAWIVFIPVYATTFGKYLPAVEIIVVLISNYGILCCTFLPKCYIILYKQETNTKSAFLKMIYTYSSKSASSVAVSQISLDSKSSSSRATISDSCKSEGNSVNGNSHFQVPGQRLIKGKVLPKNTARTMARRRLSSI, from the exons ATGGCATTCATGAGCTTTTTGGTCTCCTGCTTTGTGATCAGCACTGATGTCGCTTTCTCCTGCCAGAATACCGATGACTTCGTGGGGGCCAGTTCTCCGGGGGACATTGTTATTGGAGGTTTGTTTGCAGTTCATAGCGAAATGCTGCATCCAGAAGAATCTCCCATCAAGCCAGTAGTTCAGAATTGCTCTGG CTTCGAAATTCAAATTTTTCTTCAGACACTTGCAATGATACATGCTATTGAAACCATCAACAATTCAACGCTCTTATCTGGAGTTACTCTGGGCTATGAAATCTATGACACATGTGCAGAAGTTACAAAAGCCATGGCATCTTCTCTGAGGTTTCTGTCTAAATTCAATTCTTCTGAGGATGTTGTAGAGTTCAAGTGTAACTACTCAGACTACGTCCCGAGAATTAAGGCTGTCATTGGAGCCAGCTACTCGGAGGTGTCGATGGCAGTTTCAAGGCTGTTGGCTTTGCAACTAATCCCACAA GTCAGTCCTGCATCATCAGCTGAAATCCTCAGTGACAAAATCCggtttccttctttcttcagaaCTATCCCCAGCGATTTCCATCAGACAAGAGCAATGGCCCACTTGATCTGTGAGGCTGGGTGGAATTGGATTGGAGTAATAGCCACTGATGATGACAATGGACGCTTTGCTCTGGAGAGCTTTGGGGTCCAGGCCATGGCAAACAACGTTTGCAtagcttttaaagaaatgctgcctGCCTATCTCTCTGACAGCACCTTTCACACTAAAGTTGATCATGCAGTTGAGAAAATTGTCAAGGAAACCAGAGTAAATGTTATTGTTGTCTTTATGAGACAGTTCCATGTGCTCAAACTATTTAAGAAGGCAATTGAGAGGAATGTAAACAAAATCTGGATTGCAAGTGATAATTGGTCGACTGCAGTCAAAATCAGTACATTTTCCAATATCAGACAGCTGGGAACCATTGTGGGATTTGGATTTAAAAGCGGAGACATTTCCACATTCCAAGACTTTCTGAGAAATCTTCATGAAAAGCCCACTGACAACAACAAGTTTTTACATGAATATATTATGCTTTTGTCAGCCTGTGCACACCTGGAATACCACGATTTTCAAACATGCATTGCAAACCAGTCCCAGGATGATCTACtgcaaaatgttgaaaataaacagcagatCTGGAGAGATGATTTTTTGAATGCTAACATTGAACCAGGATTTATCCACAGTACTATTCTTGCAGTCTATGCCATTGCTCATGCCATTAAAGGGCAATGCAAACACAGAAACTGCAAGGATCCCTCTGCCTTCGCTCCCTGGGAG CTCCTTGAAGAACTTGAAAAAGTTACATTCATTGATGATGATAAAGAAATCAAGTTTGATTCCAATGGAGATATGAGCACCAATTATGATGTACTTCTTTGGAAAGAAATCAATGGCCACATGGAAATCACCACTATGGCAGAATATGACCCAGAGAAAGGTGACTTTATCTTTGaggatgaagagaaaaaaaaagaatttctgGATTTAAGG AAGGTCCAGTCAACATGCTCCCAGCACTGCAGACCAGGACAGATGAAAAAGATTACAGAAAGTCCACACACATGCTGCTATGAGTGTGTTTACTGCCCAGAAAATCATTATAGCAATCAAACAG ataTCGATTACTGCTACCAATGTCATAATAAAACCTACTGGGCTCCCGTAAACAGCACCACATGCTACAGAAAGTCAATCCATTTCCTCGCCTGGACTGACTGGTTTGctattttcctcctcctcctctccgcCTTTGgggttgtgttggttttgtcaATTAGCGTAATATTTGCTAAAAACGTGAGCACACCAGTTGTAAAGGCATCTGGAGGTCTAACCGTCTGCTATATTATTCTCTTCAGccacttcttaatttttttaagcactgtCTTCTTCATAGATGAACCCACAGAATTCAAGTGTAAAACTAGGCAAGCACTCTTCGGCATAAGTTTTACACTCTgcatttcatgtattttaataaagtcACTGAAAATTTTACTAGCTTTCAGCTTTGATCCTAAGTTGCAGAATTTCCTGAAATGTGTATATAAACCTGTTCCCACTGTGGTCACCTGCACTGGAATTCAAGTCATCATTTGCACCTTTTGGCTCATATTTAGGACGCCTTTTGTAAAGCAAAATTTCTCAATCCCAAGAACAATAATTCTGGAGTGCGATGAAGGTTCTATTGTGGCTTTTGGCATCATGTTAGGCTACATCGCTGCCCTAGCCTTCATTTGCTTCATATTTGCCTTTAAAGGTAGGAAGTTACCAGAGAACTACAACGAAGCTAAATTCATCACCTTTGGCATGCTAATTTACTTTATAGCGTGGATTGTATTTATCCCTGTCTATGCAACTACATTTGGCAAATACCTGCCAGCAGTGGAAATCATCGTTGTTTTAATATCCAATTATGGGATCCTCTGCTGCACTTTTCTTCCAAAGTGCTATATCATCCTTTACAAGCAAGAAACAAACACTAAATCTGCCTTTCTCAAAATGATTTACACATATTCCTCCAAGAGCGCCAGCAGTGTTGCTGTTAGTCAGATTTCTCTGGATTCAAAGTCTTCCAGCTCCCGAGCTACTATCTCAGACTCGTGTAAATCTGAGGGAAACTCTGTGAATGGGAACAGCCATTTCCAAGTGCCTGGGCAGAGGCTAATAAAAGGGAAAGTTCTTCCTAAAAATACTGCAAGGACTATGGCCAGGAGAAGACTCTCCAGCATATGA